CGTCACGCAATCCTCATCCTTCCAGTTATGAAGGACCCGTTTAATGGTATAAACATCCGCCGCGGGCACCACTTCAAAGAAGCTTCCGCCAATCATTTTTACATTTGGCAAAGTACAGTCTTTAACTGTTCCCGCAAGATCGAAAAGGATCCCCTCCAAATTGGGATTCTGCCCTAGCACCCGCGATAAGAGACCTCCCGTTCCCCCGCCAATATCGCAATAACTTTTATGCCCTTTGAAAACTTGCGCCCGAGAGACTTCATCATCTTCTCGTTCAGAAAAGTTTCTCATCCCCTTATTAAACTGCTCCATGGCTTTCGGGTTTTGTTCAAGGTAAGCATAATAATCCATCCCATTCAGTTGATCAAAAGGGGAGTCATCATTCGTCAAAGCCAAACCAACCTGCCCTACAGCTTCCCACCTCTTCTTATCCGACTCTTTTGCAATTGCTGGTTGCAGAGAGTTCTCAGCCGTACTGATCAGAAGCGAAGAATTTTCATTCAATGAAAAGGTCTCGTCATCATTCATAGTCACAATCTGATGATTGGCAAGAACGCGCATCAGACGCTTCACGGACTCTGCTTTGAAACCCTTTCCAGATGCTATATCTGCCGCTGTTTTTGGCTTTCCGTCTTGAAGCACATCAAAAAGTTTGTGCTCTGACGCTACATGAAGCGCCCTTGCGGGAAGGTACCCATAGGCGACCCGTCGCACCACTTGATCCGGTTTCTGATTAAGCGAGATATCCATTGCTTTTGGACAGCTCAACACACCAAGCGTAAATCCTGTTACCATCAAATTTCTCACAATCTTTGTCACAAGACTTTGCTCTGGCGAATGATTCTTCGCAGTCCTTCCTGTATCTGTATTAAGTGTTATAGATGTTTTCATCGTCATTTCTATTCTCCAAGTTTGTTAATTTCCGGCTTGAATTAACCGAATGTTCAATTAATTAATCTGGTTAAAATCCAATGTCAACAAAAAAATTGAACAATCGTTCAGTTTTGTGGTAAACAAGATGTGAAGGAGAGGAAAATGGCACGTCCAAAGGTAGAAAATCACAAAACAGCGGGACTCATTTTAGACAGTGCTGAACGGCATTTCTTACAGAAAGGCTTTAAGGGCACCTCCATTAACGATGTGGCGGACGATGCCAAAATCAATAAAAGCCTGATTTATCATCACTTCAAAGATAAAGAAAACTTATGGAAAGCTGTGAAAGAACGCATCTTGAACGAGGCGAGTCAAAACCAGCTAGAGGACCTTGACTTCAAGCACCCTACTCTCAAACAGTTCCTGGACGTCTTTATTCCCTTTCGATTTCATGTTTATGCGCACTATCCCAAGCTAATACGCTTGATGGAATGGCAACGCCTGGAACCCGATAACGAGGCAATTATGTTCGTCAACAGCAAAGCCTTTGTCGGTCTAGATACACACATCCATGCCCTTCAAAAATCAGGACAAATCCGAAGCGACCTCAAACCCGACGTGATATTTTATGTCGTTTTGTCCATGGCTTCCAATGGTTTTATGGATAAGGTGAAATTTCTTGAAACAGAAAAGGGACGGAAAGATTATCAGAAATTCATCACGGAAAGCCTGATGACAATCCTCAGCCCAAAACCTTGAAGTTTCCTCTATTTCCTTGAAACATCTCAGAAGACTCTTTACGTTTAAGGAAAGGGGAAGTGCTCATGAACCTCATTCTGTTTAGCATCACCGCTCTGATTTGGGGCTCCACATGGCTCGCCATCAAGCTGCAATTGGGCGTGGTGTTGCCTTTATGGTCTCTTGTGTATCGCTTTGGTATTGCAGCCATTCTTTTAATTGCCTACTGCATTCTTAC
This window of the Alphaproteobacteria bacterium genome carries:
- a CDS encoding TetR/AcrR family transcriptional regulator gives rise to the protein MARPKVENHKTAGLILDSAERHFLQKGFKGTSINDVADDAKINKSLIYHHFKDKENLWKAVKERILNEASQNQLEDLDFKHPTLKQFLDVFIPFRFHVYAHYPKLIRLMEWQRLEPDNEAIMFVNSKAFVGLDTHIHALQKSGQIRSDLKPDVIFYVVLSMASNGFMDKVKFLETEKGRKDYQKFITESLMTILSPKP